The sequence GGCCCCCCACCGGCCGCGGAACCACTACACGTACCAGAACCTGCTCTTCGCACCGGAGGGCCAGTGGCACCCGTCCGACCCCAGGAGGCCGTAGCACCATGCATGACCTGATCATTCGGAACGGTTCGCTGTACGACGGATCCGGTATCCCCGCCCGTATCGGCGACGTCGCGGTGGATCACGGTGTGATCACCAAGGTCGGGCGGGTCGCCGGGCGGGGCCGCACCGAGATCGACGCCGAGGGACACATCGTCACGCCCGGCTTCGTCGACATCCACACCCACTTCGACGGGCAGGTCAGCTGGGACCCGCTGCTCACCCCCAGTTGCTGGCACGGTGTCACCTCGGTGGTGATGGGCAACTGCGGGGTCGGCTTCGCACCCGCCCGGCCGGACCGCCACGACTGGCTCATCGGGCTGATGGAGGGCGTCGAGGACATCCCCGGTGCCTCCCTCTCCGAGGGCATCACCTGGGAGTGGGAGTCCTTTCCCGACTACCTCGACGCCGTGGAGCGCGTGCCCCGTGTGATGGACGTGGCCGCGCAGGTCCCGCACGGCGCGCTGCGCGCCTATGTGATGGGCGACCGGGGCGCCGACAACGAACCGCCGACCGAGGACGACCTGAAGCGGATGTGCGCGCTGGTGCGCGAGGGCCTCGACGCGGGAGCCATCGGGTTCTCCACATCGCGCACCCTGACCCATCTGGCCATCACCGGCGCCCCGGTGCCCGGCACCTTCGCCGCCGAGGACGAACTGTTCGCGCTCGGCGGGGTGCTCGGGGACGCCGGTACCGGGGTCTTCCAGCTGGTGCCGCTGGGCGCGGGCGGCGAGAAGGTCGACGATCCGCTGGGCGAGATCAAGTGGATGCGCAGGCTCTCGGCTGCCGTGCGCCGCCCGATCACCTTCGGGCTCTTCCAGAACGACAACGACCCCGACGGCTGGCGCGAACTGCTCCAGATCGCCGAGGACGCGGTGGCCGAGGGCGCCGATCTGCATCCGCAGGTGGCCGGGCGCCCGTTCAGCGTCATCATCAGTCTGGATTCGACCCACCCGTTCCACAAACGGCCCTCGTACAAGAGGATCGCCCATCTGCCCGCGCACGAGCGGCGGGTGGCGATGCGCGACCCGGCGCTGCGCGAGCGCATCCTCGCCGAGCTACCGGAGAACGCCGACCCGCGTTCGGCACTGTTCCCGCAGGGCTACGAGCGGCACTTCCCGATGGGCTCGACATCACCGGACTACGAACCCGACGCCGGCCAGTCCTTCGACAGCCTGGCCCGGCGCACCGGCGAGAACCCGGAAGCCCTCATCTACGACTTCCTCAGCTCCGAGGACACCAGCGGAATGATCTTCCGGCCGCTGCTCGGGTACACGGAGTACACCCTCGATCCGATCCGCGAGATGCTGCTGCACCCCCAGGCGGTGCTCGGGCTCAGCGACGCCGGTGCGCACTGCCGGCTCATCTGCGACGCCAGCACACCGACCTCGATGCTCACGCACTGGGCCCGCGACCGCACCCGGGGCGCCCGGCTGCCGCTGGAGTTCGTCATCAAGAAGCAGACCTCGGAGCCCGCCGGCCTGTACGGGCTGCGCGACCGCGGCCTGCTGCGTCCCGGCTACCGGGCCGACATCAACGTCATCGACCTCGACCGGCTGTCCCTGCGCTCCCCCGAATTCGTCCACGACCTGCCCGCGGGCGGCGGGCGGCTGATCCAGCGCGCGGACGGCTACGCGGCGACGGTCGTCGCCGGGGAGATCACCTTCCGCCACGGCGAGGCGACGGGCGCCCTGCCCGGCAGGCTCGTCCGTGGCACCCGGCCGGGCCCGGTCGTCCTGTGAACCGACGACGCGACACTACCGAGGGGACTACGCAG is a genomic window of Streptomyces sp. NBC_01237 containing:
- a CDS encoding N-acyl-D-amino-acid deacylase family protein, translating into MHDLIIRNGSLYDGSGIPARIGDVAVDHGVITKVGRVAGRGRTEIDAEGHIVTPGFVDIHTHFDGQVSWDPLLTPSCWHGVTSVVMGNCGVGFAPARPDRHDWLIGLMEGVEDIPGASLSEGITWEWESFPDYLDAVERVPRVMDVAAQVPHGALRAYVMGDRGADNEPPTEDDLKRMCALVREGLDAGAIGFSTSRTLTHLAITGAPVPGTFAAEDELFALGGVLGDAGTGVFQLVPLGAGGEKVDDPLGEIKWMRRLSAAVRRPITFGLFQNDNDPDGWRELLQIAEDAVAEGADLHPQVAGRPFSVIISLDSTHPFHKRPSYKRIAHLPAHERRVAMRDPALRERILAELPENADPRSALFPQGYERHFPMGSTSPDYEPDAGQSFDSLARRTGENPEALIYDFLSSEDTSGMIFRPLLGYTEYTLDPIREMLLHPQAVLGLSDAGAHCRLICDASTPTSMLTHWARDRTRGARLPLEFVIKKQTSEPAGLYGLRDRGLLRPGYRADINVIDLDRLSLRSPEFVHDLPAGGGRLIQRADGYAATVVAGEITFRHGEATGALPGRLVRGTRPGPVVL